A window of uncultured Draconibacterium sp. contains these coding sequences:
- the dtd gene encoding D-aminoacyl-tRNA deacylase: MRVVIQKVKEASVTVEGEKISAIHAGLLVLVGIENEDTDEDIDYLVKKISQLRVFDDADGVMNLSVKDVGGDIIVVSQFTLQANTKKGNRPSYIRAARPEFSIPMYEKFVTKMEEALGKKVGTGKFGAMMNVALINDGPVTIVIDSKQKDF; this comes from the coding sequence ATGCGTGTAGTTATCCAAAAAGTAAAAGAAGCTTCGGTAACAGTTGAAGGTGAAAAAATATCGGCTATTCATGCCGGGCTTTTAGTTTTGGTTGGTATTGAAAATGAAGATACCGACGAAGACATTGATTACCTTGTTAAAAAAATAAGTCAGTTACGCGTATTCGACGATGCGGATGGAGTAATGAACCTATCGGTGAAAGACGTTGGTGGCGACATAATTGTAGTGAGTCAGTTTACTTTGCAGGCCAATACTAAAAAAGGCAACCGCCCGTCCTATATTCGTGCTGCCCGTCCTGAATTCTCTATTCCTATGTACGAAAAATTTGTAACTAAAATGGAAGAAGCACTGGGCAAAAAAGTTGGAACCGGTAAATTTGGAGCAATGATGAATGTAGCTCTGATAAACGATGGACCCGTTACAATCGTAATTGATTCGAAACAAAAGGATTTTTAA
- a CDS encoding branched-chain amino acid aminotransferase, protein MVLTETNYNKMENIDWSKLGFGYRDTDYNVRCSYKNGEWGELELSTSNTINIHMSATALHYGQEAFEGLKAFKGKDGKIRVFRMDENAKRMQNSADGILMAKLPVEKFQEAVRIAIKKNERFIPPYESGAALYIRPLLFGSGPQIGVSPAEEYLFVVFVMPVGPYFPQGFKPTNLVIYREYDRAAPQGTGKYKVGGNYAASMYEGKKAKKNGFSAVLYLDSKEKKYIDECGPANFFGIKKNTYITPESASILPSITNKSLIVLAEEMGLKVERRKVPYEELAEFEEVGACGTAAVISPIKGIYDNDNDIWFKYGNQEEAGEWSTKLYNKLRAIQYGDEPDTHGWVEIVE, encoded by the coding sequence CTGGTATTAACTGAAACGAATTACAATAAAATGGAAAATATAGATTGGTCAAAACTGGGCTTTGGTTACCGCGACACAGATTACAATGTTCGTTGTAGCTATAAAAACGGAGAATGGGGTGAGCTTGAATTAAGCACTTCAAATACCATTAATATTCACATGTCGGCAACGGCATTACATTATGGACAGGAAGCTTTTGAAGGATTAAAAGCCTTTAAAGGAAAAGATGGTAAGATCAGGGTTTTCAGAATGGATGAAAATGCAAAACGAATGCAAAATTCGGCTGATGGAATTTTAATGGCCAAACTTCCGGTTGAAAAATTTCAGGAAGCAGTGCGCATTGCCATCAAAAAGAACGAGCGTTTTATCCCGCCATACGAATCGGGTGCAGCATTGTACATTCGCCCATTATTATTTGGTTCTGGTCCGCAAATTGGTGTTTCGCCAGCCGAAGAATATTTGTTTGTGGTATTTGTAATGCCAGTTGGTCCGTATTTCCCGCAGGGATTTAAACCTACAAACCTTGTAATCTACCGCGAATACGATCGTGCAGCACCACAGGGAACCGGTAAATACAAAGTGGGTGGTAATTACGCTGCCAGTATGTACGAAGGAAAAAAAGCCAAGAAAAATGGTTTTTCGGCCGTACTTTACCTCGACAGCAAAGAGAAAAAATACATTGATGAATGTGGCCCTGCCAATTTCTTTGGAATCAAAAAAAATACATACATAACTCCTGAATCGGCATCCATTCTGCCTTCGATTACCAATAAAAGTTTAATTGTTTTGGCCGAAGAAATGGGCTTAAAAGTAGAACGCCGCAAAGTTCCGTATGAAGAACTTGCCGAATTTGAAGAAGTAGGTGCATGTGGAACTGCAGCCGTAATTTCACCAATCAAAGGAATTTACGACAACGACAATGACATTTGGTTTAAATATGGAAACCAGGAAGAAGCCGGCGAATGGTCGACAAAATTGTACAATAAATTACGTGCCATTCAATATGGCGACGAACCCGACACACACGGTTGGGTAGAAATTGTTGAATAG
- a CDS encoding RNA polymerase sigma factor, producing the protein MTINEYNQAVNDYSDRLYRFVLKSIKDVHKAEDIVQDSYEKLWKNVDNVDGNKVKSYLFTTAYHTMIDRIRKEKRSSFTDDLSLPEEGHENNYSDLGEVLKEAVNKLPEIQRMVLLLRDYEGYNYNEIGELTNLNESQVKVYIYRARVFLKKYIGSIEAVA; encoded by the coding sequence ATGACAATAAACGAATACAACCAGGCCGTTAATGATTATTCAGACCGTTTATACCGGTTTGTTTTAAAAAGCATTAAGGATGTACATAAAGCCGAGGATATTGTGCAGGACAGCTACGAAAAACTCTGGAAAAATGTGGATAATGTGGATGGTAATAAAGTAAAATCGTACCTATTTACCACCGCCTACCACACTATGATTGACCGTATTCGTAAAGAAAAACGTTCGTCGTTTACCGATGATTTGAGTTTACCGGAAGAAGGTCATGAAAACAATTACTCCGATTTAGGTGAAGTATTAAAGGAAGCAGTTAATAAACTTCCCGAAATTCAGCGAATGGTGTTGTTGTTGCGCGATTACGAAGGTTACAATTACAACGAAATTGGGGAATTGACGAATTTAAACGAATCGCAGGTAAAAGTATACATTTACCGGGCGAGGGTATTTTTGAAAAAATATATTGGAAGCATCGAAGCGGTTGCATAA
- a CDS encoding hotdog fold thioesterase: protein MSELFSQYKEKFGQDKFAKNSGIELLDAAPGFAKVQMEICEDHHNSVGIVHGGAVFTLADFAFAVASNTNGRVALGINAEISFFKAQTSGTLTAVAKEIAINNKLATYLVEIKNESEELIAHFKGTVYRKKETLDFV from the coding sequence ATGAGTGAATTATTTTCACAGTACAAGGAAAAATTCGGACAGGATAAATTTGCGAAAAATTCGGGGATAGAATTACTGGATGCTGCGCCGGGATTTGCAAAAGTACAAATGGAAATTTGTGAAGACCACCACAATTCAGTGGGAATTGTTCATGGAGGAGCTGTGTTTACCTTAGCCGATTTTGCTTTTGCCGTTGCTTCGAACACCAATGGAAGAGTAGCCTTGGGTATTAATGCCGAAATATCGTTTTTTAAAGCGCAAACAAGCGGAACCTTAACCGCCGTTGCAAAAGAAATTGCGATAAACAATAAACTGGCAACCTATCTGGTTGAAATAAAGAATGAAAGTGAAGAACTTATCGCTCATTTTAAAGGAACAGTGTACAGAAAAAAGGAAACATTAGATTTTGTATAA
- a CDS encoding sugar phosphate isomerase/epimerase family protein → MARPVTLFTGQWADLPIETICQKAKDFGYDGLELCTWGDHMEVAKADQTYCDNRKALLDKYGLQLHAISTHLDGQCVCDPIDKRHKSIASPHVWGDGDPEGVRQRAAEEMVKTAETAKRLGVDVVNGFTGSPIWHLLYSFPPVSGEMIEEGYAEFARRWKPILDEYQSLGIKFALEVHPTEIAFDIHTAHLALKALNNHPAFGFNYDPSHFGYQHVDYVRFIYEFADRIFHVHMKDVYWSDVPMGVGVFGGHMEFGDNRRYWNFRSLGRGKINFENIIRALNDIKYKGPLSVEWEDSGMDREAGATEACEFVKKIDFAPSDVAFDDAMQKD, encoded by the coding sequence ATGGCACGACCAGTAACACTTTTTACCGGACAATGGGCCGATCTTCCCATTGAAACAATCTGTCAGAAAGCAAAGGATTTTGGTTACGACGGCCTTGAACTTTGCACCTGGGGCGACCACATGGAAGTGGCCAAAGCCGACCAGACTTATTGCGACAACAGAAAAGCACTTTTAGATAAATACGGACTACAGTTGCATGCTATTTCTACTCACCTTGACGGTCAGTGCGTATGCGATCCCATTGATAAGCGACATAAAAGTATTGCCAGTCCGCATGTTTGGGGGGATGGAGATCCCGAAGGTGTGCGGCAGCGTGCGGCTGAAGAAATGGTGAAAACGGCTGAAACGGCAAAACGACTGGGGGTTGATGTGGTGAATGGATTTACCGGAAGCCCCATTTGGCACTTACTTTATTCGTTTCCACCTGTTTCGGGAGAAATGATTGAAGAAGGTTATGCTGAATTTGCCCGGCGTTGGAAACCCATTCTGGACGAATACCAGAGTTTGGGTATTAAATTCGCATTGGAAGTACATCCAACCGAAATTGCCTTCGATATCCACACGGCTCATCTTGCGTTAAAAGCCTTAAATAATCATCCGGCTTTTGGTTTTAATTACGATCCAAGTCACTTTGGATACCAGCACGTGGATTACGTTCGGTTTATTTACGAATTTGCCGATCGTATTTTTCATGTTCATATGAAAGATGTGTACTGGAGCGATGTGCCGATGGGAGTTGGCGTTTTTGGAGGCCATATGGAATTTGGCGACAATCGTCGTTACTGGAACTTTAGAAGTTTAGGACGCGGGAAAATTAATTTTGAGAATATTATTCGGGCTTTAAACGATATCAAATATAAGGGTCCACTTTCAGTAGAGTGGGAAGATAGCGGTATGGATCGCGAAGCCGGCGCCACTGAAGCATGCGAGTTTGTTAAAAAAATAGACTTTGCTCCATCGGATGTTGCCTTCGACGATGCCATGCAGAAGGACTAG
- a CDS encoding outer membrane beta-barrel protein → MKKLFILILCFALSTPLFAQKDTTEVNVMKKNVVTVVEDGNNVHVTVGDNRGVEVITDDWGDTTHVRVGRRTFKVIDGNNGTYVKVEKDVNRQKWSGRFNPHWAGLEVGVNILTDADYSIYNNTEYADYGDFLDLNPGKSLSWNLNIAEYAFTNERKNFGVVTGLGFSFNDYAFNDPITLAKEDGYGMVVPVDIRTTERDVKKSKLHVNYITAPLMLEVKTPLRMGSSRLYLAGGVIGSLYLGSHTKYKYYKGDKYKSKSGLHVNQWKYELTGRIGFGDFCVFANYSMTPLFKDGKGPGGAPLLIGISFPNI, encoded by the coding sequence ATGAAAAAACTATTTATACTTATTTTATGTTTTGCGCTTTCAACACCTTTATTTGCGCAAAAAGACACTACCGAAGTAAATGTGATGAAAAAAAATGTTGTTACCGTGGTTGAAGATGGAAACAACGTACATGTTACCGTAGGCGACAACCGCGGAGTAGAAGTAATAACCGACGATTGGGGCGATACAACACACGTTCGAGTTGGCCGACGCACTTTTAAAGTAATCGACGGCAATAACGGTACCTATGTAAAAGTTGAAAAAGATGTTAATCGCCAAAAATGGTCGGGAAGATTTAATCCGCACTGGGCTGGTTTAGAAGTGGGTGTAAACATTTTGACCGATGCCGACTACTCGATTTACAACAATACCGAATACGCTGATTACGGCGACTTTTTAGACCTGAATCCGGGTAAATCGTTAAGCTGGAATTTAAACATTGCAGAATATGCGTTTACAAACGAACGAAAAAACTTTGGCGTGGTTACCGGTTTGGGTTTTAGTTTTAACGATTACGCGTTTAACGATCCAATAACTTTAGCCAAAGAAGATGGTTACGGAATGGTTGTTCCGGTTGACATAAGAACCACTGAAAGAGATGTTAAAAAGTCGAAACTTCATGTAAATTACATTACTGCTCCGTTGATGCTGGAGGTTAAAACTCCGCTACGAATGGGAAGTTCACGCTTGTATCTTGCCGGCGGTGTTATTGGTAGTTTGTACCTTGGTTCGCACACCAAATACAAATACTACAAAGGCGACAAATACAAATCGAAAAGCGGACTGCACGTTAACCAGTGGAAATACGAACTTACCGGACGAATCGGATTTGGCGACTTCTGTGTATTTGCAAATTACAGCATGACTCCATTGTTCAAAGATGGAAAAGGCCCTGGTGGCGCACCGCTTCTAATCGGTATTTCATTTCCGAACATTTAA
- a CDS encoding TonB-dependent receptor: protein MMKIIYSLLLLVVLPAIGFAQTATLSGKVEDATSNEPLPFVNVVVSGTGIGTVTDENGHFEFDNLNSGYIRIEASFVGYTKYASPEVEVSRANTTFIEIRLEKSQSKIEEVTVTASPFRKTAESPVSLRSIGIGEIEKAPGANRDISKVIQSFPGVQSTPAYRNDIIIRGGGPSESRFYLDGVEVPFINHFATQGASGGPVGILNADFIREVNFYSGAFPANRGNALSGVMEFNQIDGNEQKLKFQGTLGASEIAATFDGPLGEKTNFVFSVRRSYLQFLFSVLELPFLPNFTDMQFKTRTRFNAKNELTIIGLGANDIFDLNENIENPDDEQKYILSELPVNEQWNYTLGAVYKHFRQNSYQTFVVSRSHLNNSAYKYFENDDSSEDNKILDYNSEEIENKLRFENTSRMDGYKFNFGASLDFVNYTNSTAQRRFIEDQIINVNYHTNLNLVKYGFFGQISKTVLNERLALSLGLRSDANNYSASMNNLLEQISPRLSASYSLTNQWSLNFNTGRYYQLPAYTTLGYQQNDVFVNKENNLKYIAVDHLIGGLEYRPKSTVQFTAEAFWKGYSDYPFSVNDQISLANKGADFGVVGDEEVVSTSEGRAYGAEFQSRINSGKGFNLNVSYTLVRSEFKDGAGTFIPSSWDSKHLLTATATKELKRNWRVGARWRFVGGLPYTPWDLEKSALVEAWNLKGGPYLDYSKLNSERFDPFHQLDLRIDKSYYWEKVTAKFYIDFQNFYNFQAQQADIIVRAEDANGNFLLTDNGTRYVLNEIESTSGTVLPTIGIIVQF from the coding sequence ATGATGAAGATAATATATTCCTTACTACTTCTCGTTGTGCTTCCGGCTATTGGTTTTGCACAAACAGCTACTTTAAGCGGAAAGGTAGAAGATGCTACCAGCAACGAGCCTCTGCCTTTTGTAAATGTGGTGGTAAGCGGTACCGGAATTGGCACAGTAACAGATGAAAATGGTCATTTTGAATTTGATAATTTAAATTCGGGATACATTCGTATTGAAGCCAGTTTTGTGGGATATACAAAATACGCCTCACCCGAAGTTGAAGTAAGCAGAGCCAACACTACGTTTATAGAAATACGATTGGAGAAATCGCAATCGAAAATTGAAGAAGTAACAGTAACTGCATCGCCATTCCGGAAAACAGCGGAAAGTCCGGTATCGCTCCGATCAATTGGTATTGGCGAAATAGAGAAAGCGCCGGGAGCCAACCGCGATATTTCCAAGGTAATACAATCTTTCCCGGGAGTTCAGTCAACACCGGCATACCGAAACGATATAATCATTCGGGGGGGTGGTCCTTCCGAAAGCCGGTTTTATTTAGACGGCGTTGAAGTTCCGTTTATCAATCATTTTGCCACACAGGGAGCTTCAGGTGGACCGGTGGGAATATTGAATGCCGATTTTATTCGCGAAGTAAATTTTTATTCCGGTGCTTTTCCTGCTAACCGGGGCAATGCTTTAAGTGGTGTTATGGAGTTCAACCAGATTGATGGGAACGAGCAAAAACTAAAATTCCAGGGAACACTTGGCGCATCGGAAATTGCAGCCACGTTTGACGGGCCTCTTGGCGAAAAAACAAATTTTGTGTTTTCTGTTCGCCGATCGTATTTGCAGTTTTTGTTTAGTGTGCTTGAACTTCCTTTTCTTCCAAATTTTACCGACATGCAGTTTAAAACCCGAACCCGGTTTAATGCCAAAAATGAATTGACAATTATAGGTTTGGGAGCAAACGATATTTTCGATTTAAACGAAAACATAGAAAATCCGGATGATGAGCAGAAATACATTCTGAGCGAACTTCCGGTAAATGAGCAATGGAATTATACATTGGGTGCTGTGTACAAACATTTCAGGCAAAACAGTTACCAAACTTTTGTTGTTAGCCGAAGTCATTTAAACAACAGCGCTTACAAATATTTCGAAAACGACGACAGCTCGGAAGACAATAAAATACTGGATTATAATTCGGAAGAAATAGAGAACAAGCTGCGTTTTGAGAATACTTCCCGAATGGATGGATATAAATTTAATTTTGGTGCCAGTCTTGATTTTGTAAACTACACCAACAGTACCGCGCAACGTCGATTTATAGAGGATCAGATTATAAATGTAAATTACCATACCAATCTCAATTTGGTTAAATATGGCTTCTTTGGGCAAATTAGTAAAACCGTATTAAACGAACGTTTGGCACTTTCGCTGGGTTTACGAAGCGATGCCAATAACTATTCGGCAAGTATGAATAATTTGTTGGAGCAGATTTCACCGCGGTTGTCAGCATCGTATAGTTTAACCAATCAGTGGAGTTTGAATTTTAACACCGGACGTTATTACCAGTTGCCGGCCTACACAACATTGGGTTATCAACAAAACGATGTGTTTGTAAACAAGGAAAATAATTTGAAATACATTGCAGTAGATCATTTAATTGGCGGACTTGAATACCGACCAAAATCAACGGTACAATTTACAGCCGAAGCGTTTTGGAAAGGTTATTCCGATTATCCGTTTTCGGTGAACGACCAAATTAGTTTAGCCAATAAAGGAGCCGATTTTGGTGTGGTTGGCGACGAAGAAGTGGTGTCAACATCAGAAGGAAGAGCCTACGGTGCAGAATTCCAGTCGCGTATAAATTCGGGCAAAGGTTTTAATCTGAATGTATCGTATACTTTGGTTCGCAGTGAGTTTAAAGACGGAGCCGGAACGTTTATTCCTTCAAGTTGGGATTCGAAACATTTGCTGACTGCTACGGCAACAAAAGAATTAAAACGAAACTGGAGAGTTGGCGCACGCTGGAGATTTGTTGGCGGTTTACCTTATACTCCGTGGGATCTTGAAAAATCGGCTTTGGTTGAAGCCTGGAATTTAAAAGGCGGCCCTTACCTGGATTATTCAAAACTAAATTCTGAACGTTTTGATCCGTTTCATCAACTGGATTTAAGGATAGATAAATCCTATTACTGGGAAAAAGTAACGGCAAAATTTTACATCGATTTTCAAAATTTCTACAACTTTCAGGCTCAACAGGCTGATATTATTGTTCGTGCAGAAGATGCAAACGGAAATTTTTTATTAACCGATAATGGTACACGTTATGTTTTAAATGAAATTGAAAGTACCTCCGGAACGGTTTTACCCACCATCGGAATTATTGTTCAATTCTAA
- a CDS encoding Gfo/Idh/MocA family oxidoreductase, protein MTDRRNFIKTSAMATAGVSLVAGMPMAMNSCKGANEKLVCGLIGANGMGFSDLQAFLKQKNTECAAICDVDSHVLEKRIADTEKIQGTKPKGFSDFRKLLEEPGIDVIIIGTPDHWHCLPFVYAAQEGKYIYCEKPISNTIEEINVMEKAANKYGTIAQIGQWQRSDKHWKDAVDFVYSGELGKIRTVRTWSYQGWMKSIPVKPDGPVPQGVDYDMWLGPAKARPFNQNRFHFNFRWFWDYAGGLMTDWGVHIIDYGLYGMKAKAPKSVMAMGGKFAYPDDACETPDSMQALYEFDDYTMLWDHGTGIDGGYYGRTHGVGFVGNNGTLVVDRQGWEVIPEGGKNPKMERVELQLGDGQGLVNHMANFIDCIKDNDRNTNCNIEIACNTARVCHLGNVALKTGERLYWDADNSQFIGNESANEYLKAHYRAPWELPKI, encoded by the coding sequence ATGACTGACAGAAGAAATTTTATTAAAACATCGGCCATGGCAACAGCAGGAGTGAGCCTTGTGGCAGGAATGCCTATGGCAATGAATTCGTGTAAAGGAGCCAACGAAAAACTCGTTTGTGGATTAATTGGTGCCAACGGCATGGGATTTTCAGATTTGCAAGCTTTCCTGAAACAAAAAAATACAGAATGTGCCGCGATTTGTGATGTTGACTCGCATGTTTTAGAGAAACGAATTGCAGACACTGAAAAAATTCAGGGCACCAAACCAAAAGGATTTTCCGATTTCAGGAAATTGCTTGAAGAGCCCGGAATTGATGTAATTATTATAGGTACACCCGACCACTGGCACTGTTTACCATTTGTGTATGCAGCGCAGGAAGGCAAATACATTTATTGCGAAAAACCGATTTCAAATACCATTGAAGAGATAAATGTGATGGAAAAAGCCGCCAATAAATACGGCACCATTGCACAAATCGGACAGTGGCAGCGCAGCGACAAACACTGGAAAGATGCAGTTGATTTTGTGTACTCAGGTGAACTCGGAAAAATTCGTACCGTTCGTACATGGTCGTACCAGGGTTGGATGAAATCGATTCCTGTAAAACCTGATGGTCCGGTTCCGCAGGGTGTTGATTACGACATGTGGTTAGGACCAGCCAAAGCTCGTCCGTTTAACCAAAACCGTTTCCATTTTAATTTCCGTTGGTTCTGGGATTATGCCGGAGGTTTAATGACCGACTGGGGAGTACATATTATAGATTACGGTTTATACGGAATGAAAGCCAAAGCTCCAAAATCGGTAATGGCAATGGGTGGTAAATTTGCTTATCCCGATGATGCCTGCGAAACTCCCGATTCGATGCAAGCCTTGTATGAATTTGATGATTATACCATGCTTTGGGATCACGGAACTGGAATTGATGGCGGTTATTACGGTCGTACGCACGGTGTTGGTTTTGTTGGAAATAACGGAACCTTGGTAGTCGATCGGCAGGGATGGGAAGTAATTCCCGAAGGAGGAAAGAACCCAAAAATGGAACGTGTTGAACTTCAACTGGGAGATGGACAAGGACTGGTTAATCACATGGCTAATTTTATTGATTGTATTAAAGACAACGACAGAAATACAAACTGTAACATTGAAATTGCCTGTAATACAGCTCGTGTTTGTCATTTGGGTAATGTGGCATTAAAAACCGGAGAACGTTTGTATTGGGATGCCGATAACAGCCAGTTTATTGGCAACGAAAGTGCAAATGAATATTTGAAGGCGCATTATCGCGCTCCGTGGGAATTACCTAAGATTTAA
- a CDS encoding YhcH/YjgK/YiaL family protein, protein MTITSPSAPEKWTDEEISAWFNNKEWLEGWNVQPDASINKRNFAIYYHKNPKQWKMAFRFLAQTDLTKLAVGKTELDGKNLFVSVDEYTTKDKSETRYEAHQKYIDIQYMISGEEQMGLCTHDKMAVTAAYDEKKDVEFYDYDGGNYLKATPQNFVVFFPDDVHRPCIKLNENIPIKKIVVKLSID, encoded by the coding sequence ATGACAATAACATCACCCTCAGCACCTGAAAAATGGACAGACGAAGAAATTAGTGCCTGGTTTAATAATAAGGAGTGGCTCGAAGGCTGGAATGTGCAACCCGATGCATCCATAAACAAAAGAAACTTTGCTATTTATTACCACAAAAATCCGAAACAATGGAAAATGGCATTTCGCTTTTTGGCTCAAACCGACCTTACAAAACTGGCCGTTGGCAAAACAGAACTCGACGGTAAAAACCTGTTTGTTTCGGTTGATGAATATACCACCAAAGATAAAAGTGAAACCCGATATGAAGCGCATCAAAAATACATTGATATTCAGTACATGATTTCGGGAGAAGAACAAATGGGACTTTGTACCCACGACAAAATGGCGGTAACAGCAGCTTACGACGAAAAAAAAGATGTTGAGTTTTACGATTACGATGGAGGAAACTACCTGAAAGCCACTCCTCAAAATTTTGTGGTGTTTTTTCCCGACGATGTTCACCGGCCTTGTATAAAACTGAATGAAAATATTCCAATTAAAAAGATTGTGGTAAAATTAAGCATTGACTAG
- a CDS encoding Gfo/Idh/MocA family oxidoreductase — MNRKLRMGMVGGGTDAFIGAIHRLAALMDNQIELVCGCFSVNPEISKQSGKLYYLPENRVYSTYQEMFEKEALLPEGDRMDFVSIVTPNFVHFAPAMMALDNGFNVVLDKPITFTLDEALQLKEKIEETGLTFALTHTYSGYPAVKHGKQMIAEGQLGKIRKVYVEYPQGWLSSKLEDTGNAQASWRTDPKRSGKAGSMGDIGTHAHHLAEYMTGLKVTELCAELNVFVPNRLLDDDGAALLRFNNGAKGVLMATQIAAGEENALRIRIYGDKGGLDWEQMEPNTLIFKKLGEPTQILRVGTSMASDIAAHNTRTPGGHPEGYLEAFANIYRNFSQTVRARANGEKPSAENLDFPGVEDGIRGMQFIDTVVSAGYNDEMKWVKFGDTIE, encoded by the coding sequence ATGAATCGAAAACTTCGAATGGGAATGGTTGGTGGAGGCACCGACGCTTTTATTGGAGCAATTCACCGCCTGGCAGCATTAATGGACAATCAAATAGAATTGGTTTGCGGCTGTTTTAGTGTAAATCCCGAAATTTCAAAACAATCCGGAAAACTGTATTATTTGCCCGAAAACCGTGTGTATTCCACCTATCAGGAAATGTTTGAAAAGGAAGCTCTGCTTCCCGAAGGTGATCGCATGGATTTTGTGTCGATAGTTACACCGAACTTTGTACATTTTGCTCCGGCAATGATGGCGCTCGACAATGGATTTAACGTGGTTTTAGATAAACCCATCACCTTTACTTTGGATGAAGCTCTTCAGCTGAAAGAAAAAATTGAAGAGACAGGATTAACTTTTGCATTAACCCACACCTACTCTGGGTATCCGGCTGTAAAACATGGCAAACAAATGATTGCAGAAGGCCAGCTGGGAAAAATCAGAAAAGTGTATGTGGAGTATCCGCAAGGTTGGCTTTCGTCGAAACTGGAAGATACCGGAAATGCACAGGCAAGTTGGCGTACCGATCCAAAACGTTCGGGAAAAGCAGGTAGTATGGGCGACATTGGTACACATGCACACCATTTGGCCGAATACATGACTGGGCTGAAAGTAACCGAACTTTGTGCCGAATTAAATGTGTTTGTTCCAAATCGTTTGTTGGATGATGATGGTGCTGCACTCCTTCGTTTTAACAACGGAGCGAAAGGTGTATTAATGGCAACCCAGATAGCGGCCGGTGAAGAAAATGCACTTCGTATTCGTATCTATGGCGATAAAGGAGGTTTGGATTGGGAACAAATGGAACCCAATACTTTAATTTTCAAAAAATTAGGAGAGCCTACCCAGATTTTACGTGTTGGTACCAGCATGGCTAGCGATATTGCTGCTCATAATACCCGCACACCCGGTGGCCATCCCGAAGGTTACCTCGAAGCCTTTGCAAATATTTACAGAAATTTCAGCCAAACAGTTCGGGCAAGGGCAAATGGAGAAAAACCAAGTGCCGAAAATCTTGATTTTCCCGGAGTTGAAGACGGTATTCGTGGTATGCAGTTTATTGATACTGTAGTTAGTGCCGGCTATAACGACGAAATGAAGTGGGTGAAATTTGGCGACACAATAGAATAA
- a CDS encoding nucleotide pyrophosphohydrolase, producing the protein MKKEITLPEAQKQVDNWIKTIGVRYFSELTNMAILTEEVGEMARIIARLYGDQSFKKSDENYNLGDEMADVLWVLICLANQTGVDLNEAFLKNMEKKTTRDKERHKNNEKLK; encoded by the coding sequence ATGAAGAAAGAAATCACCCTTCCAGAAGCGCAAAAACAGGTCGACAACTGGATTAAAACCATTGGCGTAAGGTATTTTAGCGAACTAACAAACATGGCCATTTTAACGGAAGAAGTTGGCGAAATGGCCCGGATTATTGCCCGTTTGTATGGCGACCAGTCGTTTAAAAAATCGGACGAAAACTACAATTTGGGAGATGAAATGGCAGATGTACTTTGGGTGCTTATTTGTTTAGCCAACCAAACCGGAGTAGATTTGAACGAGGCTTTTTTAAAAAACATGGAAAAGAAAACAACTCGCGATAAAGAACGCCACAAAAACAACGAGAAATTAAAATAA